The nucleotide window TGGAAGAATCCGTCAGCGTAAGACGGGCGGAGCCGATGTGTTCAGCGACCGTCCCGGCGCTCGGGCAGCCCGCCTGGAATGATCCCGAAGCGGGTCCAGAGGGTGATGTCCATCACTTCTCCAAGTCAGGCGTGCCAGAAGGTGTTCGCGGCGACGATGGTGGCACATCTCAGGATGACCGACTCAACGATGGCGATCAGGGCACAGGCCTTGCTCGCACGGCCTGGGTTCAACGCGTCACGCACCGCAGGGTTCGGCCGGGTGAGGTTGATCATCGAGCGCACCACGTGGAACGTGCGGCGTCGGCCCTCTCCCAGAAGTCCGGTGCTAGGTATCGTCGAGAACCAGCACCTGCTCGCGGGCCCTCAACGGGGCGGTCTCTGGCGTCAGCTTCCTGGGGCGCCTGGGTTCTACACTCTTCGTTTCCTGCACTGACCAGGCGAAGTCCGTGAACAGCGTGCCCAGGACTTGAACCGCTGGGCACACTGAGGACGAGATTCATCCGCTACGGGCGCGGGGCCGACAGGCCTGTGCCCGTCGGGTTGGGGTTACTGTGCACTCGAAAGTTGTTCGGCGGCCTGTTCGATCACGGTTGCCACCGCTTTCGGCTGGGATATGTAGATGGTATGGCTGCCCGGAATCTCGCTGATCGTGGTTTTGGCGCGCGTGTACATCGCCCGCTCGATGGACGGGTTGATACTCTTGTCCTCGGTGGCGACAATGCCCCACGAGGGTTTGGTGGTCCACGCGGCCGCTGTCAGCGGCGCGCCCAGCGCCTTGATGGAAACCGGAATCTGAGACGCGGCCATGAAGTCTGCCAGCTCTGCGCTCGAATCGGCCGCGAAGCCCGCGTGAAACTTGGCTGGGTCATAGTACGAGAACCCGGCGGCGTCCGGGGGCAGGATGCCGTTTTCTGGCGCGGGCGGTTCGGAGATGGCCCACTTCAAGGCAGATTCCCCCACTGCCGGCTCGAAGGCGGCCACATACACCAGGCCGACCACCTTGGGGTCCACGCCGGCCTGAGTGATGACTGCTCCACCGTATGAATGGCCGACGAGGAGCACCGGCCCGTCCTGCCGTGCGAGCACACGGCTGACGGTAGCCACATCGTCGTCCAGGGAGGTCAATGGGTTCTGGACACCAGTGACGCGGTACCCGTCACTGGTGAGAAGGCGGTACACCGCAGCCCAACCGGAGCCATCGGCGTAAGCCCCGTGCACCAGCACAATGTTTTTGACAGCGCCAACTGGGCCCGCCAGCGAAGGGCCGGCGGCGAGCGCGAGGAGGGTACTCAGCGTCAGGGCGATACGGGTGTGAATCTTCATGGTGAACTCCTGGCAATCAGCGGTTGTCCAAGGAACGGTCCGACTGGTCGGGCAGCCATCGGCGGCTGGAGGGCGTGGGGCCGGCTATTGCGCGGCCGTGACGCCGGCCAGGTGGCCAGCCGACCGCTGCTGATCGAGCCAGACCAGGATGGTTTCCGCCACCTCCCGCCAACCGTGGTCGATCACCAGCGAATGGCCTCGTCCCTCGAAGCGGGAGATCTGCGTCACCGCCAGCGAATGGCGGTACAGTCGGAAGGCCGCCCGGGTCGTGACCTCCGGGGCGGTGTGGTCGGCCGTTCCGGAAATCAGCAGCAGCGGCCCGCGCGTATCGTTATGCGTGTTCACCCGGGACGCGGCATGGAGGTTGAAGTTGGCCACCGCCACCTCGAACAGGCCGCGGACAGGCGAGGGGATGGTCCAGCGGTCAAAGAGGTCGTCGGACTCCTCGGGGCTCAAGGCATTGCCGAACCCGAACCTGAACTCGTCGGCGGTGAGCGAGATGGCCCGGGAGATGTTCGCCGGGTTCCCCAGCGCTGGCAGGCCGGCCCGGAGCTGGGCCAGCGGCAACGGCAGCACCCCCCGGATCTGTGCCGGGTCGATGGCCACGCCAGCCACACCCACGTCCTCACCCAACAGCCGCTCGACAATCAGCCCTCCAAAGGAATGGCCGATCAGGATCGGCCGCGCAGGCAGGGCCTGGGCCAGCGCCTTGAAGTGATCAACCACCGACTGCAGGCTCTGATTGGCCACACGTTCAGGGTGCAACCGGGCCTCCGCGACGGTCGCGGGCTCATGCGGCCAGCCCGGAGCTACCGGGTCGTACCCGCGCTCCTTGAAGAGCGTGAGCCAGGGCTGCCAGCTGCTGTGGTGGAGCCACAGCCCATGGATGAACAGGATCGGGATGCGCTGCGGTGCCGTCATGTCGTTCTCCTTCCGAGGGCTGCTGAAGCCCGCGCAGGGTGGATCCTCAGAGGGTCCGGCTTCCGGCTGACGCGCTCAGCGCCGCCAGTGCTTTCAGAATGAACACCGTGACCGTGTCCGGCTGGCTGAGCGTGACGGCGTGAGACGCGGCCACCTCGCTCGTGACCGAATTCATCAGCTTCGCGGCTGCCTGCTGTGCTTCCGGGTGAATCGCCTGAT belongs to Deinococcus ruber and includes:
- a CDS encoding hexameric tyrosine-coordinated heme protein; this encodes MPSTGLLGEGRRRTFHVVRSMINLTRPNPAVRDALNPGRASKACALIAIVESVILRCATIVAANTFWHA
- a CDS encoding alpha/beta fold hydrolase, producing the protein MKIHTRIALTLSTLLALAAGPSLAGPVGAVKNIVLVHGAYADGSGWAAVYRLLTSDGYRVTGVQNPLTSLDDDVATVSRVLARQDGPVLLVGHSYGGAVITQAGVDPKVVGLVYVAAFEPAVGESALKWAISEPPAPENGILPPDAAGFSYYDPAKFHAGFAADSSAELADFMAASQIPVSIKALGAPLTAAAWTTKPSWGIVATEDKSINPSIERAMYTRAKTTISEIPGSHTIYISQPKAVATVIEQAAEQLSSAQ
- a CDS encoding alpha/beta hydrolase, coding for MTAPQRIPILFIHGLWLHHSSWQPWLTLFKERGYDPVAPGWPHEPATVAEARLHPERVANQSLQSVVDHFKALAQALPARPILIGHSFGGLIVERLLGEDVGVAGVAIDPAQIRGVLPLPLAQLRAGLPALGNPANISRAISLTADEFRFGFGNALSPEESDDLFDRWTIPSPVRGLFEVAVANFNLHAASRVNTHNDTRGPLLLISGTADHTAPEVTTRAAFRLYRHSLAVTQISRFEGRGHSLVIDHGWREVAETILVWLDQQRSAGHLAGVTAAQ